In one Streptomyces sp. NBC_01241 genomic region, the following are encoded:
- the purS gene encoding phosphoribosylformylglycinamidine synthase subunit PurS, giving the protein MARVVVDVMLKPEILDPQGQAVQRALPRLGFEGIADVRQGKRFELEVEGPVDDAALGRIHEMAETFLANTVIEDFTVKVEKAEEPK; this is encoded by the coding sequence GTGGCACGCGTCGTAGTCGACGTCATGCTCAAGCCCGAGATCCTCGACCCGCAGGGACAGGCGGTGCAGCGCGCACTGCCCCGTCTCGGCTTCGAGGGAATCGCGGACGTACGTCAGGGAAAGCGTTTCGAGCTGGAGGTCGAGGGTCCGGTCGACGACGCCGCCCTCGGTCGTATTCACGAGATGGCCGAGACTTTCCTCGCCAACACCGTCATCGAGGACTTCACCGTGAAGGTGGAGAAGGCCGAGGAGCCGAAGTGA